A genomic region of Cydia amplana chromosome 5, ilCydAmpl1.1, whole genome shotgun sequence contains the following coding sequences:
- the LOC134648154 gene encoding uncharacterized protein LOC134648154 yields the protein MYYCAACFDVHSDREGARRRGQRAYGPAASGQRKFLPLRNRITLRFLKSSSTYFNPGSMLSTGYTHGRRRAGGGQHATSSRQAASDARHSLAFTYFTGNGRIPNIIL from the exons ATGTACTACTGCGCCGCATGCTTTGATGTCCACAGCGATCGTGAAGGTGCGCGACGGCGCGGGCAACGTGCATACGGCCCGGCTGCTTCTGGACAACGGAAGTTCCTGCCACTTCGTAACAGAATCACTCTGCG ATTTTTGAAGTCTTCCTCCACATACTTCAACCCGGGCAGCATGTTAAGTACTGGATATACGCACGGGAGGAGACGCGCGGGCGGCGGGCAGCACGCGACGTCATCGCGGCAAGCCGCGAGCGACGCGCGGCACTCACTTGCCTTTACCTACTTCACCGGCAACGGACGAATAccgaatataattttataa